From the Lathyrus oleraceus cultivar Zhongwan6 chromosome 4, CAAS_Psat_ZW6_1.0, whole genome shotgun sequence genome, one window contains:
- the LOC127137510 gene encoding U11/U12 small nuclear ribonucleoprotein 31 kDa protein, which translates to MSSKKKHKRKHSDNDEDDDVFYYRYCASSSTPNTTTGTTSSNQPQSKPNNKGSSIGGTGEPLAPSKSTLYVSNLDYSLTNSDLHTLFSTFGRIARVTVLKDRHTRLSRGVAFVQFVSRNDAQRAVAEMNKKILNGRTLTASIAADNGRAPEFIRKRVYNTETALCYECGGHGHLSYECPKNQLGPRPRPQPKKPRRGFSGLRDRDGEEEGDEEEEEGGQIAAEQFDDNWASVVDDEAGERLLGRNRNDDEGLDNNKTKKKGKKAGYFSDESDHDDDD; encoded by the coding sequence ATGTCAAGCAAGAAGAAACACAAACGAAAACACAGCGACAACGATGAAGACGACGACGTTTTCTACTACCGCTACTGCGCTTCGTCCTCAACCCCCAACACCACCACCGGCACCACATCCAGTAATCAACCCCAATCAAAACCGAACAACAAAGGATCATCAATAGGAGGAACAGGTGAACCCTTAGCACCATCAAAATCGACGCTATACGTTTCTAATCTAGATTACTCCCTAACAAACTCCGATCTCCATACGCTCTTCTCTACTTTCGGCCGCATCGCGCGTGTAACCGTTCTCAAAGACCGTCACACGCGCCTAAGCCGCGGTGTCGCGTTTGTCCAATTCGTTTCTCGTAATGACGCCCAACGCGCCGTGGCGGAGATGAATAAGAAGATTCTCAATGGAAGGACTCTAACTGCTTCTATTGCTGCTGATAATGGACGTGCTCCGGAGTTTATTCGGAAGCGCGTGTACAATACTGAGACTGCTTTGTGTTATGAGTGTGGGGGGCATGGTCATTTGTCGTATGAGTGTCCTAAGAATCAGTTGGGGCCGAGGCCGCGGCCTCAGCCTAAGAAGCCGCGACGGGGATTTAGTGGGCTGAGGGATAGGGATGGGGAGGAGGAAGGTgatgaggaggaggaggagggtGGTCAGATTGCTGCGGAGCAGTTTGACGATAATTGGGCTTCTGTTGTGGATGATGAAGCGGGTGAAAGGTTGCTGGGGAGAAACAGAAATGATGATGAGGGTTTGGACAACAACAAGACgaagaagaaagggaagaaaGCTGGGTATTTCAGTGATGAGAgtgatcatgatgatgatgattga
- the LOC127135550 gene encoding U11/U12 small nuclear ribonucleoprotein 31 kDa protein, which yields MSSKKKHKRKHSDSDEDDDVFYYRYCASSSTPNTTTGTTSSNQPQSKPNNKGSSIGGTGEPLAPSKSTLYVSNLDYSLTNSDLHTLFSTFGRIARVTVLKDRHTRLSRGVAFVQFVSRNDAQRAVAEMNKKILNGRTLTASIAADNGRAPEFIRKRVYNTETALCYECGGHGHLSYECPKNQLGPRPRPQPKKPRRGFSGLRDRDGEEEGDEEEEEGGQIAAEQFDDNWASVVDDEAGERLLGRNRNDDEGLDNNKTKKKGKKAGYFSDESDHDDDD from the coding sequence ATGTCAAGCAAGAAGAAACACAAACGAAAACACAGCGACAGCGATGAAGACGACGACGTTTTCTACTACCGCTACTGCGCTTCGTCCTCAACCCCCAACACCACCACCGGCACCACATCCAGTAATCAACCCCAATCAAAACCGAACAACAAAGGATCATCAATAGGAGGAACAGGTGAACCCTTAGCACCATCAAAATCGACGCTATACGTTTCTAATCTAGATTACTCCCTAACAAACTCCGATCTCCATACGCTCTTCTCTACTTTCGGCCGCATCGCGCGTGTAACCGTTCTCAAAGACCGTCACACGCGCCTAAGCCGCGGTGTCGCGTTTGTCCAATTCGTTTCTCGTAATGACGCCCAACGCGCCGTGGCGGAGATGAATAAGAAGATTCTCAATGGAAGGACTCTAACTGCTTCTATTGCTGCTGATAATGGACGTGCTCCGGAGTTTATTCGGAAGCGCGTGTACAATACTGAGACTGCTTTGTGTTATGAGTGTGGGGGGCATGGTCATTTGTCGTATGAGTGTCCTAAGAATCAGTTGGGGCCGAGGCCGCGGCCTCAGCCTAAGAAGCCGCGACGGGGATTTAGTGGGCTGAGGGATAGGGATGGGGAGGAGGAAGGTgatgaggaggaggaggagggtGGTCAGATTGCTGCGGAGCAGTTTGACGATAATTGGGCTTCTGTTGTGGATGATGAAGCGGGTGAAAGGTTGCTGGGGAGAAACAGAAATGATGATGAGGGTTTGGACAACAACAAGACgaagaagaaagggaagaaaGCTGGGTATTTCAGTGATGAGAgtgatcatgatgatgatgattga